In Bacillus cereus ATCC 14579, a single window of DNA contains:
- a CDS encoding response regulator transcription factor, whose product MRLLVVEDNASLLESIVQILRDEFEVDTAINGEDGLFLALQNIYDAILLDVMMPGMDGFEVIQKIRDEKIETPVLFLTARDSLEDRVKGLDFGGDDYIVKPFQAPELKARIRALLRRSGSLTTQQTIRYKGIELFGKDKDVQVDGKGMKLSLKQYELLEYLVQNSGKILMREQIFDRVWGFDSDTTVAIVEVYVHHLRKKLEPFGYQKDIQTVRGIGYILKEQ is encoded by the coding sequence ATGCGTTTACTTGTAGTAGAAGATAATGCTTCGTTATTAGAGTCTATCGTACAAATTTTACGTGATGAATTTGAAGTAGATACGGCAATAAATGGAGAAGATGGATTGTTTTTAGCTCTTCAAAATATATATGATGCAATTTTGCTGGATGTGATGATGCCAGGGATGGACGGATTTGAAGTGATTCAAAAAATACGAGATGAAAAGATTGAAACACCAGTCCTGTTTTTGACAGCGAGAGATTCTTTAGAAGATCGGGTGAAGGGATTGGACTTTGGTGGAGATGACTATATTGTTAAGCCATTTCAGGCCCCTGAATTAAAAGCGAGAATTCGTGCTTTACTACGCAGAAGTGGTAGTTTAACAACGCAGCAAACAATTCGCTATAAAGGCATTGAATTGTTCGGAAAAGATAAAGATGTTCAAGTAGATGGAAAAGGTATGAAGTTATCATTAAAACAATATGAGCTTCTAGAGTACCTTGTTCAAAATAGCGGAAAGATTTTAATGCGTGAACAAATTTTTGATCGTGTTTGGGGATTTGATTCAGATACTACAGTAGCGATTGTAGAAGTGTATGTGCATCATTTACGTAAAAAATTAGAGCCATTCGGTTATCAGAAAGATATCCAAACCGTTCGAGGTATTGGATATATATTAAAAGAACAATGA
- a CDS encoding sensor histidine kinase, with product MKKGSMFQKTRIRLTIVNSLVFILLIGILGSIIYSYTYKRIYSEVDQSIKMIAQYREKLDVKVPPRKRMENIQIGDPRVTRITWNGKIVKIEGDNRKFRSIFEENLESFSPEKLEELQDIEVQGRYFRAFSLQKDGEIVQIVRDITAEEGMLNTLFLILVIGCSIGSLCAIGIGFFLAGRALVPIQSSWEKQQQFVSDASHELRTPLAVIQSKTDVLFQSPSATIEEKAMDISTISKECRRLSKLVSNLLLLARSDSNQIEMDKKIFELDKLLEEIVAPYKEIASYQEKEMMLKVERGVSFMGDRERIHQMMVILLDNAMKYTNEGGHIQIDCTQTSSSIRIQVKDDGIGVKEEDIPKLFDRFYQGDKARSTSEGAGLGLSIANWIVEKHYGKISVESKWGDGTCFEVIFPKNQKI from the coding sequence ATGAAAAAAGGAAGTATGTTTCAAAAAACACGCATTCGTTTGACTATAGTGAACTCATTAGTATTTATTCTATTAATAGGTATATTAGGCAGTATTATTTATTCGTACACATACAAGCGTATTTATAGTGAAGTAGATCAATCTATAAAAATGATAGCTCAGTATAGAGAAAAATTAGATGTTAAAGTACCACCAAGAAAACGCATGGAGAATATCCAAATTGGAGATCCGCGAGTAACTAGAATAACTTGGAATGGGAAAATAGTGAAAATAGAGGGCGATAACCGTAAATTCCGTTCTATTTTTGAAGAGAATTTGGAAAGTTTTTCTCCCGAAAAATTAGAGGAGTTACAAGATATTGAAGTACAAGGACGATATTTTAGAGCATTTTCGCTTCAAAAAGATGGAGAAATAGTTCAAATCGTGCGAGATATAACAGCGGAAGAAGGAATGTTAAATACTTTATTTTTAATTCTCGTTATAGGTTGTAGCATAGGAAGCCTCTGTGCGATAGGTATTGGCTTTTTCCTAGCTGGTAGAGCACTTGTACCTATTCAAAGTTCATGGGAGAAACAGCAACAATTCGTTTCTGATGCATCACATGAACTCAGGACACCACTTGCAGTTATTCAATCAAAAACGGATGTTTTATTCCAGTCACCATCCGCTACGATAGAAGAAAAAGCGATGGATATTTCTACAATTTCAAAAGAATGTAGGCGGTTATCGAAACTCGTTAGTAATTTATTATTGCTAGCACGTTCTGATTCTAATCAAATTGAGATGGATAAGAAAATATTTGAACTTGATAAATTGTTAGAAGAAATAGTAGCTCCATATAAAGAGATTGCTTCTTATCAAGAAAAAGAAATGATGCTAAAAGTAGAACGTGGTGTATCTTTTATGGGGGATAGAGAGCGGATTCATCAAATGATGGTCATACTGTTAGATAATGCGATGAAGTATACAAACGAAGGTGGGCATATTCAAATTGATTGCACGCAAACGAGTAGTTCAATTCGCATACAGGTGAAAGATGACGGGATAGGAGTGAAAGAAGAAGATATTCCGAAATTATTTGATCGTTTTTATCAAGGGGATAAAGCAAGAAGTACGTCAGAAGGAGCTGGATTAGGTCTTTCAATCGCAAATTGGATTGTAGAAAAGCATTACGGAAAAATATCAGTAGAGAGCAAATGGGGAGATGGCACTTGTTTTGAAGTGATTTTCCCTAAAAATCAAAAAATATAA
- a CDS encoding metallophosphoesterase family protein → MKRILVISDIHGEIEKFEHLLEEAQYDAKQDQLILLGDYVDRGPNARAVIEKVRELKKEGALILKGNHEDMMIKALTTNEERSWNHWVKRNGGDKTLYSYGFVEEDIAVNEKDFQKPILHSRVLEEHIKFIQELDHYIETEEYIFVHAGVEPMKRVSESEPYTLMWIRNEFHNGYSGEKVIVFGHTETKTLHGSEDCGVYFGSNRIIGIDGGAVYGGQLNCLELPSKKVYVIKN, encoded by the coding sequence ATGAAAAGAATTCTTGTTATTAGTGATATTCATGGAGAGATAGAAAAGTTCGAACATTTATTGGAAGAAGCTCAATATGATGCGAAACAGGATCAATTAATCTTACTGGGAGATTATGTAGATCGTGGTCCAAATGCGCGTGCTGTAATTGAAAAGGTAAGAGAATTGAAAAAAGAGGGAGCACTCATTTTAAAAGGAAATCATGAAGATATGATGATTAAGGCGTTAACGACAAATGAGGAACGTTCATGGAACCATTGGGTAAAAAGAAATGGTGGAGATAAGACATTATATAGCTATGGATTTGTAGAAGAAGATATTGCGGTTAATGAGAAAGACTTCCAAAAACCGATTTTACACTCTCGTGTATTAGAGGAACATATAAAGTTTATTCAAGAATTAGATCATTACATTGAAACAGAAGAGTATATATTTGTACATGCTGGGGTTGAACCGATGAAACGAGTTTCTGAATCTGAACCATATACATTAATGTGGATCCGTAATGAATTTCATAATGGATATAGCGGTGAAAAGGTTATTGTATTTGGGCATACGGAAACAAAAACGCTTCATGGTAGTGAGGATTGCGGAGTGTATTTTGGTAGTAATCGTATTATTGGGATTGATGGCGGGGCTGTGTATGGCGGTCAGCTAAATTGTTTAGAGTTGCCGAGTAAAAAGGTATATGTAATAAAAAATTGA
- a CDS encoding C39 family peptidase — MKAIRKLKWYICTALLGAAIWSVYTNGIPKYVEKLTFSNIQRGKETEFSNNDEKVILANVPLIQQLPELDRGCEVTSLAMMLQYAGVSVDKMTLANEIKKVDFIDDGVRGNPNEGFVGNIYTFSESGYGVYHGPLFQLAEKYLPNKAVDLTGKNIEEIYKSIKAGQPVVMITNATFALLDEAEFTTWETNSGDVSITYNEHCVVLIGYDQESVYIRNPLEDSLDVKVPRETFEQAWVQMGSQAISYVKSAK, encoded by the coding sequence GTGAAAGCGATAAGAAAATTGAAGTGGTATATATGTACAGCTTTACTAGGTGCAGCAATATGGAGTGTATATACAAATGGAATTCCAAAGTATGTAGAGAAGTTAACATTCTCAAATATACAAAGAGGAAAAGAAACGGAGTTTAGTAATAACGATGAAAAAGTCATCTTAGCAAATGTTCCCTTAATTCAGCAGTTACCAGAATTGGATAGAGGCTGTGAAGTGACGAGCTTAGCGATGATGTTACAATACGCTGGTGTTTCAGTGGATAAGATGACATTAGCAAATGAAATAAAAAAAGTTGATTTTATAGACGATGGTGTGCGCGGGAATCCGAATGAAGGATTTGTAGGTAATATTTATACATTTTCTGAATCGGGATATGGTGTATATCATGGGCCACTTTTTCAGTTAGCGGAAAAATATTTACCTAATAAAGCTGTAGACTTAACAGGGAAGAATATAGAAGAAATTTATAAGAGTATAAAAGCAGGGCAACCTGTAGTCATGATCACAAATGCAACATTTGCACTATTAGATGAAGCTGAATTTACTACATGGGAAACAAATAGTGGAGATGTTTCTATTACGTATAATGAACATTGTGTTGTACTTATTGGGTATGATCAGGAATCTGTATATATTCGAAATCCACTTGAGGATAGCTTAGATGTAAAAGTACCGAGAGAAACCTTTGAACAGGCATGGGTACAAATGGGAAGTCAGGCAATTAGTTATGTAAAGAGCGCCAAATAA